One stretch of Natronobacterium gregoryi SP2 DNA includes these proteins:
- a CDS encoding IS1595-like element ISNagr7 family transposase: MIPIKTFVSERRAANLLAQVRWRNGVYCPRCRAESVIRYGSYRVFQRYLCKNCDRTFNDQTGTVFEHSKVALRKWFFAVYAYIRFNTSLRQLDVEIDVSYKTIYRRVQRFLRALDAPRPQLEGPVEIDELYVKAGLKGRERDRPSRSRGLSTRGRGSYDQDKPPVFLLADRGSGDRYVLPAKAADESTIRLLLADRKKESLTVYTDGFRAYDPLDEDDEFDREYVVHGDGEYVDGDVHVNTCESHGSLARSWLSPHRGVSKDKLTPYLRAFQLRRRVYRKPGKEALKAILETAL; the protein is encoded by the coding sequence ATGATTCCAATCAAGACGTTCGTCTCGGAGCGTCGTGCCGCGAACCTGCTGGCACAGGTTCGCTGGCGTAACGGTGTCTATTGCCCGCGCTGCCGTGCCGAATCCGTGATTCGGTACGGCAGCTATCGAGTGTTCCAGCGGTATCTCTGTAAGAATTGCGACCGCACATTCAATGATCAGACTGGTACCGTCTTCGAACATTCGAAAGTCGCACTCAGAAAATGGTTCTTCGCCGTCTACGCCTATATCCGATTCAACACGAGTCTCAGGCAGCTAGACGTTGAGATTGATGTCTCGTACAAAACGATCTACCGGCGCGTCCAGCGCTTTCTCCGAGCACTGGACGCGCCTCGCCCCCAACTCGAAGGACCGGTCGAAATCGACGAACTCTACGTGAAAGCTGGCCTCAAGGGCCGCGAGCGCGACCGTCCGTCGCGCTCGCGTGGCCTATCCACACGTGGGAGAGGATCCTACGACCAGGACAAGCCACCCGTGTTTCTTCTGGCTGATCGCGGCTCTGGCGACCGTTACGTGCTGCCAGCGAAAGCCGCCGATGAATCGACGATTCGACTCCTCCTTGCTGACCGCAAAAAGGAGTCGCTCACTGTCTATACTGATGGCTTTCGAGCATACGACCCACTGGATGAGGACGACGAATTCGACCGCGAATACGTCGTCCACGGCGACGGTGAGTACGTCGATGGAGACGTTCACGTCAACACCTGCGAGAGCCACGGATCGCTGGCGCGATCCTGGCTCTCGCCCCATCGCGGCGTCTCCAAGGACAAGCTCACGCCGTATCTCAGAGCGTTCCAACTCCGTCGTCGTGTCTATCGAAAACCGGGGAAAGAAGCACTGAAAGCCATCCTCGAAACTGCGCTATGA